A section of the Corynebacterium tuberculostearicum genome encodes:
- a CDS encoding excalibur calcium-binding domain-containing protein produces the protein MAPQVAQQFVTPPAEQQNDPAPAGGGSGRTCAEIGHKVYPGDPDYSPARDEDGDGVGCESYPG, from the coding sequence ATGGCACCACAGGTTGCACAGCAATTCGTAACGCCGCCGGCCGAGCAACAAAACGACCCAGCGCCAGCCGGTGGTGGATCTGGTCGAACCTGTGCCGAAATTGGGCACAAAGTTTATCCTGGCGACCCTGACTACTCGCCAGCACGAGATGAGGACGGGGACGGTGTGGGCTGCGAATCCTATCCGGGATAA